A stretch of the Chitinophaga sp. Cy-1792 genome encodes the following:
- a CDS encoding RagB/SusD family nutrient uptake outer membrane protein, which translates to MKRNIIRLSFLICLSVGFFGCKKFVDESKPYNVLNPDIFPENMAQVDYFLNSPYANIHSVELFGFQGLGRFFYNIDHTGDVAWLGTSEWNELQLLYVHAANSYAGAQWRGLYRGVQQSRTFIDQIVPNYKQKVGNKITPADTLALRYKLGEAYYLRAWHYYFLMNLYGQEVVVPNNGDNTKPGVILFTSDVKIGDRADEMRPRSTVKQCWDYIIADLKNAMDHLTDPSGGAKKTWAGADKGRIDYYAAEALYARALMYEERWSEARDAFLDIVQNSGKSLMSFQDYYNMWNGNPQYAATENNNTEALHQITIVRSGDNAMAGPSTASAVSLLYTPFFDNGAPGGATPGYGNMYMHDRNLGRFGFPQQYYPVMKGLGTNGRTVETSYVDSCYHMKTLKRYATDPDPRLWVCAYQPWVDTVMNASAKAAILPYGAGTETEYQMNAAQPASIIKHGWSLRKFNLYDVQASQNPRMHGADFYFTRLPEIYLELAECYWKLSGNANDPNALNYINRVHRRAWNLPESAGQSLDYTAIESGSKITKANLHPNSGDAGFTDQLALNSLYYETWAETFGEAKWWFNVRRWSLGKNEAKVYEKSRAGDISWNSDDQYALPIYQTEIDRNVNCVQNKGY; encoded by the coding sequence ATGAAACGTAATATCATAAGGCTTTCCTTCCTCATCTGCTTAAGCGTAGGGTTTTTCGGATGTAAGAAGTTTGTGGATGAATCCAAGCCATACAACGTACTGAATCCTGATATCTTCCCGGAAAATATGGCGCAGGTAGATTACTTCCTGAATTCGCCCTATGCCAATATTCATAGTGTTGAATTGTTTGGTTTTCAGGGTTTAGGTAGATTCTTTTATAATATAGACCATACCGGAGATGTGGCATGGCTGGGCACCAGCGAGTGGAATGAGCTGCAACTGCTGTATGTACACGCTGCCAACAGCTATGCAGGCGCACAGTGGAGAGGATTGTACAGAGGTGTACAGCAATCCAGAACGTTCATCGATCAGATCGTTCCCAACTACAAACAAAAAGTAGGTAACAAAATAACGCCGGCGGATACACTGGCGCTGAGATACAAGCTGGGAGAGGCTTATTACCTCCGTGCATGGCATTATTATTTCCTGATGAACCTCTACGGACAGGAAGTAGTGGTACCTAATAATGGCGATAATACCAAGCCTGGTGTAATCCTCTTTACCTCCGATGTTAAAATTGGCGACCGCGCAGATGAAATGCGTCCGCGTAGTACGGTAAAACAGTGCTGGGATTATATTATCGCGGACCTGAAAAATGCCATGGACCATCTGACAGATCCTTCCGGTGGTGCAAAGAAAACCTGGGCCGGTGCTGACAAAGGTCGCATCGATTACTATGCTGCTGAAGCATTGTATGCCCGTGCGCTGATGTATGAAGAACGCTGGAGCGAAGCCCGTGACGCGTTTCTGGATATCGTACAGAATTCCGGTAAGTCGTTGATGAGCTTCCAGGATTATTATAACATGTGGAACGGTAATCCACAGTATGCCGCCACAGAAAACAATAACACAGAAGCGCTGCACCAGATCACCATTGTAAGATCCGGCGACAACGCGATGGCTGGCCCATCTACGGCTTCTGCTGTGAGCCTGTTATACACACCATTCTTTGATAACGGCGCTCCCGGTGGTGCTACGCCTGGTTATGGCAACATGTATATGCACGACAGAAACCTGGGTCGTTTCGGATTTCCGCAGCAATACTATCCTGTCATGAAAGGACTGGGCACCAATGGCCGCACGGTGGAAACCTCCTATGTAGATTCCTGCTACCATATGAAAACGCTGAAACGTTACGCTACAGACCCTGACCCACGTTTATGGGTATGTGCCTATCAGCCATGGGTGGATACCGTGATGAATGCTTCAGCCAAAGCAGCCATACTGCCTTATGGCGCCGGTACCGAAACCGAATACCAGATGAATGCAGCACAACCTGCCAGCATCATCAAACATGGCTGGAGTCTGCGCAAATTCAACCTGTACGATGTACAGGCAAGCCAGAACCCGCGCATGCATGGGGCTGACTTCTACTTCACCCGTTTACCGGAAATATACCTGGAGCTGGCAGAATGCTACTGGAAACTCAGTGGTAACGCCAATGATCCTAATGCGCTGAACTATATCAACCGTGTACATCGCAGGGCATGGAACCTGCCGGAAAGCGCTGGTCAGTCGCTGGATTACACTGCGATTGAGTCAGGCAGTAAAATTACCAAGGCAAACCTTCATCCTAACAGTGGTGATGCCGGATTCACAGACCAGCTGGCACTGAACTCCCTGTATTACGAAACCTGGGCAGAAACCTTCGGAGAAGCCAAATGGTGGTTTAATGTAAGAAGATGGAGCCTCGGAAAGAACGAAGCTAAAGTATATGAGAAAAGCAGGGCTGGCGATATCAGCTGGAATTCAGATGACCAGTATGCGCTGCCTATTTATCAAACAGAAATAGACAGGAATGTCAATTGCGTGCAGAATAAAGGCTATTAG
- a CDS encoding NPCBM/NEW2 domain-containing protein, whose product MSIACRIKAISGHTQIAIILLTMILSGYTPALRVVWLDELDLSNVDQSAGKAMANQSMWRTPLSIASEQYDRGVGTHAESVFRIQLDGKTISFKAKAGLDDSAPEHELKQASAEFMVIGDGKVLWRSGIMHAREKAKQVNVATKGIRSLILYVDHTGDGIVGDRADWVDASFEVAGTTPVSVKRTAEKVYITTPLPLKQPVINPPYVYGAHAGNPFLFSVPVSGERPVTITAAGLPEGLQIDQRTGIISGKAVKKGVYTVGISAQNQYGIDTAKLQLVIGDRLALTPPMGWNSWNVFGADVDDRKIRDMADAMVDLGLVNYGYAYINIDDGWQGLRGGKYYAIMPNEKFPDMKALVDYVHSKGIKIGIYSSPWVQTYAGFIGGGADTREGKVVNSSRRYGEFSFVKNDVQQWTEWGFDYLKYDWVTNDIAHTAEMTYLLDQSGRDVVFSISNAAPFELAADWGNLTNAWRTTGDIHDSWCSMTTIGFMQNKWQPYARPGSWNDPDMLVVGKVGWGKDIHLTKLSADEQYTHVALWSILAAPLLIGCDLNQIDSFTLRLITNKEVIAVDQDPAGIQGKRIFSDRDKKIEVWARPLQDGSLAVGLFNLADNKQEITVSWEQLAIKGPQQVRDLWRQQDKGVVESHYSSVVPSHGVMFLKIKPAN is encoded by the coding sequence ATGTCAATTGCGTGCAGAATAAAGGCTATTAGCGGGCATACACAGATTGCCATCATACTGCTGACAATGATCTTATCGGGCTATACACCTGCTTTGCGGGTTGTATGGCTCGATGAGCTGGATCTAAGTAATGTAGATCAGTCGGCAGGGAAGGCAATGGCTAATCAGTCTATGTGGAGAACACCCTTGTCCATAGCAAGTGAGCAATATGACAGGGGTGTTGGTACACATGCTGAAAGTGTGTTCAGGATTCAACTGGATGGAAAAACGATTTCGTTTAAAGCAAAAGCAGGGCTGGATGATTCAGCACCGGAGCATGAGCTGAAACAAGCCAGTGCAGAGTTTATGGTGATCGGCGACGGTAAGGTCCTCTGGCGCAGCGGTATCATGCATGCCCGTGAAAAGGCAAAGCAGGTAAACGTTGCAACAAAGGGTATCCGTTCGCTGATTTTATATGTAGATCATACCGGAGATGGTATTGTAGGAGACCGTGCCGACTGGGTAGATGCCAGTTTTGAAGTTGCAGGTACAACACCTGTATCTGTAAAAAGAACAGCAGAGAAAGTGTATATCACTACACCACTGCCATTAAAGCAACCGGTGATCAATCCGCCTTATGTATATGGCGCACATGCAGGAAATCCTTTCCTGTTCAGCGTTCCGGTATCGGGAGAACGCCCGGTTACTATTACAGCTGCCGGTTTACCGGAAGGGTTACAGATAGATCAACGAACAGGTATTATCAGTGGGAAGGCGGTAAAGAAGGGTGTTTATACTGTGGGAATATCTGCCCAAAACCAATATGGTATTGATACAGCGAAACTTCAGCTGGTCATCGGCGACAGGCTGGCACTCACGCCACCCATGGGCTGGAATAGCTGGAATGTATTCGGTGCAGACGTAGATGACAGGAAAATCCGTGATATGGCAGATGCCATGGTTGATCTGGGACTTGTTAACTACGGTTACGCCTATATTAATATTGATGATGGCTGGCAGGGGCTGCGTGGTGGTAAATATTATGCGATCATGCCTAACGAAAAATTCCCTGATATGAAAGCGCTGGTAGATTATGTGCACAGCAAGGGAATTAAGATCGGCATCTATTCTTCGCCATGGGTACAGACCTACGCCGGTTTTATCGGTGGCGGCGCCGACACCCGGGAAGGGAAAGTAGTCAACTCTTCCCGCAGGTATGGCGAATTTTCTTTTGTGAAGAATGATGTGCAACAATGGACTGAGTGGGGCTTTGACTACCTGAAATACGATTGGGTTACCAATGATATTGCACATACCGCTGAAATGACCTATCTGTTAGATCAGTCGGGCAGAGATGTGGTATTTAGTATCTCCAATGCGGCGCCTTTTGAACTGGCGGCTGATTGGGGCAATTTAACCAATGCATGGCGTACCACCGGCGATATTCACGACTCCTGGTGCAGTATGACGACCATTGGATTCATGCAAAACAAATGGCAGCCTTACGCCCGGCCTGGCAGCTGGAACGATCCTGATATGCTCGTAGTAGGAAAAGTAGGCTGGGGAAAAGATATCCATCTGACTAAATTATCTGCAGATGAGCAGTATACGCATGTTGCCTTATGGAGTATACTGGCGGCGCCTTTGCTGATTGGCTGTGACTTAAATCAGATTGATTCTTTCACTTTACGACTGATCACCAACAAGGAAGTAATTGCTGTAGATCAGGATCCTGCGGGTATTCAGGGCAAAAGAATTTTTTCAGACAGAGATAAAAAGATAGAAGTATGGGCCAGACCCTTACAGGATGGATCGCTGGCAGTAGGGCTTTTCAATCTCGCTGACAACAAACAGGAAATTACTGTTTCCTGGGAACAACTTGCAATAAAAGGACCGCAACAGGTCCGTGATTTGTGGCGTCAGCAGGACAAGGGCGTAGTGGAAAGCCACTATTCGTCTGTCGTGCCGTCGCATGGTGTAATGTTTTTGAAAATTAAACCTGCCAACTAA
- a CDS encoding alpha/beta hydrolase, with amino-acid sequence MKRLKTVLLTFLVGVSLKPALAQQQLELPLWPEHRGVEDYDSASVKVFLPEKGNGMAVIACPGGGYAYLALEKEGTKFAGFFNEQGIALIVLKYRLPNGRSGVPLSDAKKAMQLVKEHAAEWHIDTHKLGIMGSSAGGHLASTLSTHTSGEERPAFQILLYPVISMKGDFTHAGSRKLLLGEKPGRRLVDEYSNELQVTAQTPPAFIVVSDDDKTVPSVNSVYYYEALHKNKVSAELHIYPKGGHGWALNDNFFYKQDWTAALKKWLLVFSGN; translated from the coding sequence ATGAAAAGATTAAAGACGGTTTTACTCACATTCCTGGTGGGTGTCTCCCTGAAACCTGCGCTGGCACAGCAACAGCTGGAACTTCCACTGTGGCCGGAGCATAGGGGAGTGGAGGATTACGATAGTGCTTCTGTGAAAGTATTTCTGCCGGAGAAAGGCAATGGCATGGCGGTAATAGCATGTCCGGGAGGTGGATATGCTTACCTGGCGCTGGAAAAGGAAGGGACTAAGTTTGCCGGCTTTTTTAATGAGCAGGGAATTGCATTGATCGTACTGAAGTACCGTTTGCCGAATGGCCGTTCCGGCGTGCCTTTGAGCGATGCGAAGAAAGCGATGCAGCTGGTAAAGGAACATGCGGCCGAATGGCATATAGATACGCATAAACTGGGGATTATGGGCTCTTCTGCCGGGGGACACCTGGCTTCAACACTGAGTACACATACCTCCGGAGAGGAGCGCCCGGCGTTTCAGATATTGTTATATCCGGTCATCTCTATGAAAGGAGATTTTACACATGCCGGCTCCAGGAAATTATTACTGGGTGAAAAGCCCGGCCGGCGCCTGGTAGACGAGTATTCCAATGAATTGCAGGTTACTGCACAAACGCCTCCTGCCTTTATTGTAGTGAGCGATGATGATAAGACCGTGCCTTCCGTTAACAGTGTATACTATTACGAGGCATTACATAAAAATAAGGTTTCTGCCGAACTGCATATCTATCCTAAAGGAGGCCATGGGTGGGCATTGAATGATAATTTTTTCTATAAACAGGACTGGACGGCAGCATTGAAAAAATGGCTGCTGGTTTTCTCAGGAAATTAA
- a CDS encoding glycoside hydrolase family 105 protein produces the protein MKKCISTLLLGLLLVNVGMAQSVKEDLHPVDKIKQIGDKLIRETPFAYRLVLTARNQRFNGLTFVDFGKTFGTGKAAVAYAYTQLTVANDTVITIEIAHNDACKVWCNQSLVYEKNGQPEIAITRDERSMAMSDSFRVQLKKGNNDLLIKSATSGKEWCVFIQPPSEHDAVLRTQQTYAAMGLKGVRNVDSSVATLSNWLVIGPFAAGIDTRQAPETAIRFGEMYPGLSADVTWTIPKQEILGDMIDAKPWGTTYQWNYHNGGVAWAMQQLSELTGEKQYNLWATNFCDYQMNGMPFVDYQVNTLRAYNSANALVIGSKLLDFTLAPSLPLIYRLRKEKDFRNEATYKAYISKMMDYAKSGQIRTQGLTNYTRTTPEEYTVWVDDMFMGIPFLMQAAQYSTDPQQRKLFFDDAASQLVDFTKHVYDKDARLFMHANYSHRPEVKLPYWSRANGWAIWAMTEVLMALPKDHPKYKAILNLYRDFANSLIRYQSPEGFWHNVITRNDSPVEVSGTAIFTMAFARGVREGWLDKKKFTPIVVKGWRATASEIEDNGTVHKICVGTMCSEDENYYMTRPFYDDDTHGSFAVIFAGIEVQKMLDQQKK, from the coding sequence ATGAAGAAATGTATTAGCACGTTACTATTGGGTTTGTTGTTGGTAAACGTTGGAATGGCACAGTCGGTGAAAGAAGATCTTCATCCTGTTGATAAGATTAAGCAGATAGGAGATAAACTGATCAGAGAAACACCATTTGCCTACCGGCTGGTATTAACCGCCCGCAATCAGCGTTTCAACGGATTGACCTTTGTTGATTTCGGGAAAACATTTGGCACGGGAAAGGCTGCTGTAGCTTATGCATATACACAGCTAACCGTAGCAAATGATACAGTCATTACCATAGAAATTGCCCATAACGACGCCTGCAAAGTATGGTGTAATCAGTCACTTGTATACGAGAAAAACGGGCAGCCCGAAATCGCTATCACCCGCGATGAGCGCAGCATGGCGATGTCGGATTCCTTCAGGGTACAGCTGAAAAAAGGGAACAATGACTTGCTGATTAAATCTGCTACCAGCGGTAAAGAATGGTGTGTGTTTATACAGCCGCCCAGCGAACATGATGCCGTATTGCGCACGCAGCAAACTTATGCAGCCATGGGACTGAAAGGTGTACGTAATGTAGATAGCAGCGTTGCTACGTTGAGTAACTGGCTGGTGATCGGTCCGTTTGCAGCTGGCATTGATACAAGGCAGGCACCGGAAACGGCTATACGATTTGGTGAAATGTACCCAGGCTTATCTGCCGACGTTACCTGGACAATCCCTAAACAGGAGATTCTGGGTGATATGATCGATGCAAAGCCATGGGGGACTACCTATCAGTGGAATTATCATAACGGCGGCGTAGCATGGGCGATGCAGCAACTGAGTGAGCTGACCGGCGAAAAGCAGTACAACCTATGGGCTACCAACTTCTGCGATTACCAGATGAACGGGATGCCATTTGTGGATTACCAGGTAAATACGCTACGTGCCTATAACTCAGCCAATGCACTGGTAATAGGTTCGAAGTTGCTGGACTTCACGCTGGCGCCTTCTTTACCACTGATATACCGCCTGAGAAAAGAGAAAGATTTCAGAAACGAGGCTACCTACAAGGCATACATCAGCAAAATGATGGATTATGCAAAATCAGGCCAGATAAGAACACAGGGTCTTACCAACTACACCCGTACTACCCCGGAAGAATATACGGTTTGGGTAGATGATATGTTTATGGGAATCCCTTTCCTGATGCAGGCCGCGCAATATTCAACTGATCCGCAGCAGCGTAAACTGTTCTTTGATGATGCCGCCAGCCAGCTGGTGGACTTCACCAAACATGTATACGACAAGGATGCCCGATTATTTATGCACGCGAATTATTCCCATCGGCCGGAAGTGAAACTGCCGTACTGGTCGAGAGCGAATGGCTGGGCTATCTGGGCCATGACAGAGGTTTTGATGGCGCTGCCGAAAGACCATCCAAAATATAAAGCCATCTTAAACCTATATAGAGATTTTGCCAATTCATTGATACGCTATCAGAGCCCGGAAGGCTTCTGGCATAATGTAATTACCCGTAACGATTCACCAGTAGAGGTTTCCGGCACTGCCATATTCACGATGGCCTTCGCCAGAGGAGTAAGAGAAGGATGGTTAGATAAAAAGAAATTTACGCCAATTGTAGTGAAAGGCTGGCGTGCTACAGCTTCTGAGATTGAAGACAATGGTACGGTACATAAGATTTGCGTAGGTACCATGTGTTCAGAAGATGAGAACTATTATATGACCCGGCCTTTTTATGATGATGATACGCATGGATCTTTTGCCGTCATTTTTGCAGGAATTGAAGTACAGAAAATGTTAGATCAACAGAAAAAGTAA